A part of Flavobacteriaceae bacterium GSB9 genomic DNA contains:
- a CDS encoding ABC transporter ATP-binding protein/permease, producing the protein MNHFYNILRYAKPYKKYAFGHIVSNIFYALFGTLSFIALIPMLDILFEKKDETVQITKPIYEGISHLKDYYKDFLAYHVNQYAENNPQKALLLVVGLIISLFLLKNIFGYLANYFMVFLRNGVVRDLRNAVYSKTVELPLSYFSEQKKGDIMARVTNDVATLQYSMLPVLELIAREPLMIIFTLIGMVILSAKLTIFVFIFIPISGIIISRIGKSLKRKSDRVQNEQGVILSTLEETLTGLRIIKGFNAEKKFDDKFRASSNRFYNFSNKLLNRQNLASPTSEFLGILVISILLWYGGQLVLVDGSLDGSSFIAFMGLAYNIMVPAKAISRGLYNIKQGNAAAERIQEIIDTPNPLKDKNNAIEKTDFNSEIKFKDISFKYQDDYVLKNFSLTIPKGKTVALVGQSGSGKSTIANLITRFYHVNKGEILIDDININDITTSSLRKQLGIVTQDAILFNDTIKNNLKLGNDNATDEAVIEALKIANAWEFVKDLPEGIETNIGDSGNKLSGGQKQRLSIARAVLKSPPIMVLDEATSALDTESERLVQVALENMMKNRTSIVIAHRLSTIQNADEIVVLNKGQIVEQGKHNELIAKKGVYQKLVEMQSFE; encoded by the coding sequence ATGAATCATTTTTATAACATCTTAAGATACGCTAAACCTTATAAAAAATATGCTTTCGGGCATATTGTATCCAATATTTTTTATGCGCTGTTTGGCACATTGTCGTTCATTGCATTAATACCAATGTTAGACATCCTATTTGAAAAAAAGGACGAGACCGTACAAATAACAAAACCGATTTACGAGGGCATATCCCATCTAAAAGATTACTATAAAGATTTTTTGGCTTACCATGTAAACCAATACGCAGAAAACAACCCGCAAAAAGCATTACTTTTGGTTGTTGGACTTATTATATCCTTATTTTTACTAAAAAATATTTTCGGTTATTTAGCCAATTATTTCATGGTTTTTTTAAGAAATGGTGTGGTAAGAGACCTGCGGAATGCCGTATATTCAAAAACCGTCGAGCTTCCCCTTTCCTATTTCTCAGAACAAAAAAAGGGCGATATTATGGCACGTGTAACTAACGATGTAGCCACACTTCAATATTCCATGCTACCTGTTTTAGAACTCATCGCCAGAGAACCCCTTATGATAATTTTCACCTTAATTGGCATGGTTATCTTGAGTGCAAAACTCACAATTTTCGTATTTATATTTATTCCTATTTCGGGTATAATCATTTCCCGTATCGGAAAAAGTTTAAAACGTAAATCTGATCGCGTTCAAAACGAACAGGGCGTTATACTTTCCACTTTGGAGGAAACCCTAACAGGATTACGCATTATAAAAGGGTTTAACGCCGAAAAAAAATTCGACGATAAGTTTAGAGCATCCTCAAATCGGTTTTATAACTTTTCAAATAAACTATTGAACCGCCAAAACTTGGCCTCACCAACAAGTGAGTTTTTGGGTATTTTGGTCATTTCTATTTTATTATGGTATGGCGGTCAATTGGTATTGGTTGATGGCTCACTTGATGGTAGTTCGTTTATTGCGTTTATGGGGCTAGCCTACAATATTATGGTGCCGGCAAAAGCTATTTCCAGAGGACTTTACAACATCAAACAAGGCAATGCGGCCGCCGAACGTATTCAGGAAATCATCGACACACCTAACCCGTTAAAAGATAAAAATAATGCCATTGAAAAAACAGATTTCAATTCTGAAATTAAATTCAAAGACATTTCGTTTAAATATCAAGATGATTACGTATTAAAGAATTTTTCTTTAACCATTCCCAAAGGAAAAACCGTGGCCTTGGTAGGGCAATCAGGAAGTGGTAAATCTACTATTGCCAATTTAATTACGCGCTTTTATCACGTCAATAAAGGAGAGATTTTAATCGATGATATAAATATAAATGATATCACTACGAGTTCGTTACGCAAACAATTGGGTATTGTTACCCAAGATGCCATATTGTTTAACGACACCATAAAAAACAATCTGAAATTGGGCAACGACAATGCAACTGATGAGGCAGTTATTGAAGCCTTAAAAATTGCTAACGCTTGGGAATTTGTAAAAGATTTGCCCGAAGGTATTGAAACAAATATAGGCGATTCTGGAAATAAACTTTCAGGTGGACAGAAACAGCGATTGAGCATTGCCCGCGCCGTTCTTAAAAGTCCACCTATTATGGTTTTAGACGAGGCGACTTCGGCACTAGATACAGAAAGTGAACGTTTGGTACAAGTGGCCTTAGAAAACATGATGAAAAACAGGACATCAATCGTTATTGCCCACAGATTATCTACCATTCAAAATGCCGATGAGATTGTTGTTCTCAACAAAGGACAAATTGTTGAACAAGGAAAGCATAACGAACTCATTGCTAAAAAAGGTGTTTACCAAAAACTCGTTGAAATGCAAAGTTTTGAATAA
- the mtaB gene encoding tRNA (N(6)-L-threonylcarbamoyladenosine(37)-C(2))-methylthiotransferase MtaB — MNKKVAFYTLGCKLNFSETSTIARSFNDEGFDRVDFSENADIYVINTCSVTENADKRFKTIVKQAQKANPEAFVAAVGCYAQLKPQELADVDGVDLVLGATEKFKITDYLNDLTKNDFGEVHSCEIEEADFYVGSYSIGDRTRAFLKVQDGCDYKCTYCTIPLARGISRSDTMENVLKNAKEISEQNIKEIVLTGVNIGDYGKGEFGNKKHEHTFLDLVTELDKVNGIERLRISSIEPNLLKNDTIDLVSKSRAFVPHFHVPLQSGSNIILKKMKRRYMRELYVDRVAKIKEVMPHACIGVDVIVGFPGETDEHFLETYNFLNELDISYLHVFTYSERDNTEATEMDGVVPKNVRNKRSKMLRGLSVKKRRAFYESQLGTTRTVLFEGENKEGYIHGFTENYVKVKVPWNPELVNTLQEVELTEIDTDGLVRFQFVHQAVSSS; from the coding sequence ATGAATAAAAAAGTCGCATTTTATACACTGGGTTGTAAGCTTAATTTTTCGGAAACATCCACCATAGCCAGAAGTTTTAACGACGAAGGTTTTGATCGGGTTGATTTTTCTGAAAATGCTGATATTTACGTTATTAACACCTGCTCGGTAACCGAAAATGCCGACAAACGTTTTAAGACTATTGTAAAGCAGGCGCAAAAAGCAAATCCGGAAGCTTTTGTAGCGGCTGTGGGGTGTTATGCCCAGTTAAAACCACAAGAACTTGCCGATGTTGATGGTGTAGATTTGGTTTTGGGGGCTACCGAAAAGTTTAAGATTACCGATTATTTAAACGACCTGACCAAAAACGATTTTGGCGAGGTGCATTCGTGTGAAATCGAAGAGGCCGATTTTTATGTGGGCAGTTATTCCATTGGAGATAGAACCCGGGCGTTTTTAAAGGTTCAGGATGGGTGCGATTATAAGTGTACTTATTGTACCATACCGTTGGCTCGAGGCATATCTCGAAGCGATACCATGGAAAATGTACTCAAAAATGCCAAGGAAATCTCAGAGCAAAATATCAAGGAAATTGTGCTTACGGGTGTTAATATTGGTGATTACGGAAAAGGTGAATTTGGAAATAAAAAGCACGAACACACCTTTTTGGATTTGGTAACCGAGTTGGATAAGGTAAACGGAATTGAACGTTTGCGCATTTCTTCAATTGAGCCCAATCTGTTAAAAAACGACACGATAGATTTGGTGTCGAAATCCAGAGCTTTTGTGCCGCATTTTCATGTGCCATTGCAATCTGGGAGTAACATCATCTTAAAAAAAATGAAGCGTCGCTATATGCGCGAACTGTATGTTGATCGTGTAGCAAAAATTAAGGAAGTAATGCCACATGCCTGTATTGGCGTTGATGTTATTGTAGGTTTTCCGGGTGAAACCGATGAACACTTTTTAGAAACTTACAATTTTTTAAACGAATTGGATATTTCGTATTTGCACGTTTTTACCTATTCTGAGCGCGATAACACCGAAGCCACAGAAATGGATGGTGTGGTGCCAAAAAATGTAAGAAATAAGCGCAGTAAAATGTTACGCGGTCTGTCAGTTAAAAAACGTCGTGCTTTTTACGAAAGCCAATTAGGAACTACACGAACGGTTTTATTTGAGGGTGAGAATAAAGAAGGGTATATTCATGGTTTTACTGAAAATTATGTTAAAGTAAAAGTGCCTTGGAACCCAGAATTGGTAAATACATTACAAGAGGTTGAATTAACCGAAATTGATACCGATGGTTTGGTGCGTTTTCAGTTTGTGCACCAAGCGGTTTCATCTTCATGA
- a CDS encoding glycosyltransferase family 2 protein, whose translation MNISVVIPLLNEQESLKELHDWIVRVITSNGFSYEIIFIDDGSTDSSWPTIVNLSEENSNVKGIRFLKNFGKSQALHAGFDKAVGNVVITMDADLQDSPDEIPELYQMITKEGFDLVSGWKKKRYDSVISKNMPSKLFNWAARKTSGVKLNDFNCGLKAYKIDVVKNIDVNGEMHRYIPVLSKNAGFTKIGEKVVQHQARKYGVTKFGMNRFIHGFLDLITIWFLSRFGKRPMHLFGALGFLMFAIGFAFSMYLGIDKLFLNPSGRLITQRPQFYIALSTMVIGTQFFVAGFLGEIVLRNKSDKKRYLIKEKLN comes from the coding sequence ATGAACATATCTGTAGTTATACCACTACTTAACGAACAGGAGTCTTTAAAAGAATTGCACGATTGGATTGTAAGGGTTATAACGTCCAACGGCTTTTCGTACGAAATTATCTTTATTGATGATGGTAGTACAGACAGTTCATGGCCTACTATTGTAAACCTTTCGGAAGAAAACAGTAACGTAAAAGGGATTCGGTTTTTAAAAAACTTTGGAAAATCGCAAGCACTGCATGCCGGCTTCGATAAAGCCGTGGGCAACGTGGTGATTACCATGGATGCCGATTTACAGGACAGTCCAGACGAAATCCCCGAACTGTACCAAATGATTACAAAAGAAGGTTTCGACTTGGTTTCGGGCTGGAAAAAGAAACGCTACGATTCGGTGATTTCAAAAAATATGCCTTCAAAACTGTTCAATTGGGCCGCCAGAAAAACATCTGGAGTAAAACTCAACGATTTTAACTGTGGCCTGAAAGCCTATAAAATTGATGTAGTAAAAAATATTGATGTTAATGGTGAAATGCATCGTTACATTCCGGTGCTTTCAAAAAACGCTGGTTTTACTAAAATAGGCGAGAAAGTAGTACAGCACCAGGCCCGTAAATACGGTGTTACCAAATTTGGCATGAACCGCTTTATCCACGGCTTTTTAGATTTAATTACCATCTGGTTTTTATCGCGTTTTGGCAAACGCCCCATGCATTTGTTTGGCGCATTGGGCTTTCTAATGTTTGCCATAGGTTTTGCTTTTTCGATGTATTTGGGTATCGATAAGTTGTTTTTGAATCCATCTGGAAGACTTATTACGCAGCGTCCACAATTTTATATAGCCCTTTCCACAATGGTTATCGGAACTCAATTTTTCGTGGCTGGTTTTTTAGGTGAAATTGTTCTTCGCAACAAATCCGACAAAAAACGCTACTTAATTAAAGAGAAATTAAATTAA
- a CDS encoding ABC transporter substrate-binding protein has product MIKPVLGRIIFYLSISCTLFLISSCGSDTNSNKDHLVFRYNEYANINTLDPAFSRTLQDNSVCNQLYNGLVQLDDELNILPSIAKSWMVSEDGLTYTFQLRDDVYFHKHELFGKDSTRTVTASDFTYSLNRLRDPKIAAPGSWVLNKVDDFKAVSDTVFKIQLKQPFPAFIGLLTMKYCSVVPKEIVEHYGSEFRAHPIGTGPFKFKRWEENIKLVFRKNKNYFEYDQNGKQLPYLEAVALTFLPDKQSEFLQFIQGNLDFLNSMDASYKDELLTADGKLRKRYKKTVNMIRGPYLNTEYLGFYLDSETPEIQSELIRKAINYGFDRKKMMIYLRNGIGNPADGGFIPIGLPGHNKNIGFTYQPKKAKQLIEKFKAESGIANPEITLVTTSNYLSFCEFIQRELEKSGLTINVDVMPEATLRAGRSNGKVDMFRSSWIADYLDAENYLSIFYSKNFAPGGSNYFHYKNTEFDSLYNKAFTVTDIEQRKLLYTKMDSLAMDKALMVPLYYDEVVRFTQKNVKDLGINPINLLDLRRVKKTKTN; this is encoded by the coding sequence ATGATAAAACCTGTTTTAGGCCGAATAATATTCTATTTATCAATTAGTTGTACTTTATTTTTGATTTCTTCCTGCGGAAGCGACACCAATTCCAATAAAGACCATTTGGTTTTTCGATACAACGAATACGCTAACATCAATACACTCGACCCCGCTTTTTCGCGTACTTTGCAAGATAATTCGGTATGCAACCAACTTTACAACGGACTTGTTCAATTGGATGACGAACTCAACATCCTGCCTAGTATTGCTAAAAGTTGGATGGTTTCTGAAGACGGACTAACATACACTTTTCAGTTAAGGGACGATGTGTATTTTCACAAGCATGAATTATTTGGAAAAGACTCCACGAGAACCGTTACAGCTTCAGACTTCACCTATAGCCTAAACCGTTTACGAGACCCTAAAATTGCGGCACCCGGCAGCTGGGTTTTAAACAAGGTGGACGATTTTAAAGCGGTAAGCGATACTGTTTTTAAAATCCAACTAAAACAGCCTTTTCCCGCTTTTATTGGTTTGCTGACCATGAAATACTGTTCGGTAGTACCCAAGGAAATTGTTGAACATTACGGCTCTGAATTTAGGGCACACCCCATAGGTACTGGCCCATTTAAGTTTAAGCGCTGGGAAGAAAACATCAAACTGGTTTTCAGAAAAAACAAAAATTATTTTGAATACGACCAAAACGGCAAGCAACTTCCTTATTTGGAAGCGGTGGCACTTACCTTTTTACCTGATAAACAAAGTGAGTTTTTACAGTTTATTCAGGGCAACCTCGATTTTTTAAACAGTATGGATGCTTCATATAAAGATGAATTATTAACCGCAGACGGCAAACTAAGAAAACGGTACAAAAAAACGGTTAACATGATTCGCGGCCCATATCTAAATACCGAATATTTAGGTTTTTATCTAGATTCTGAAACACCTGAAATACAATCGGAATTGATTAGGAAAGCCATAAATTATGGTTTCGACCGAAAAAAAATGATGATTTACTTGCGAAATGGTATAGGTAACCCGGCCGATGGCGGTTTTATCCCTATTGGTCTGCCTGGGCACAACAAAAACATTGGTTTTACCTACCAACCCAAAAAAGCAAAACAACTGATAGAAAAATTTAAGGCTGAAAGCGGCATTGCAAATCCAGAAATAACGTTGGTTACGACTAGCAATTATTTAAGTTTTTGTGAGTTTATCCAGCGGGAACTGGAAAAGTCTGGACTAACCATTAACGTAGACGTTATGCCAGAGGCTACTTTGCGTGCTGGCCGCTCTAACGGAAAAGTTGATATGTTTAGAAGCTCTTGGATAGCCGACTATTTAGATGCAGAAAACTACCTATCTATATTTTACAGTAAAAATTTTGCCCCTGGTGGCTCTAACTATTTTCATTACAAAAATACAGAATTCGACAGCTTGTACAACAAAGCGTTTACCGTTACCGATATTGAACAACGAAAATTACTTTACACTAAAATGGACTCCTTAGCTATGGATAAAGCATTAATGGTGCCTTTGTATTATGATGAAGTGGTACGATTTACTCAAAAGAATGTGAAAGACTTGGGCATAAACCCTATTAATTTGTTGGATTTAAGACGGGTTAAAAAAACGAAAACCAACTAA
- a CDS encoding phospho-sugar mutase, with product MIHIEPKILERINAWLTPAFDKKTQATIKDSIANNPKDIQESFYKDLEFGTGGMRGIMGVGTNRINKYTLGKSTQGLSNYLHKQFSGEKIKTVIAYDCRHNSKTLAKVVADVFSANGIEVYLFEDLRPTPELSFAVRHLNCHCGIVLTASHNPPEYNGYKVYWQDGGQLVPPHDSAVIDMINDLDYADIKFKANDDLIHYIGKDVDADFVDASVENGCVGATQAAKDDLTIVFTSLHGTSITAVPETLKQAGYKNVHIVKEQETPDGDFPTVKSPNPEEPAALKMALELAEKVNADIVIGTDPDCDRLGVAVRNSEKKLQLLNGNQTMIMMTDFLLKQWKAEGKIKGKEFIATTIVSTPMLNKLADAYGVDNKIVLTGFKWIAKLIHDFDDLSFIGGGEESFGYLVGDFVRDKDAVTSTLLACEIAAITKSNGSSFYEELLKLYVEHGCFKEKLVSLTKKGIEGAEEIKQMMTDARNNTLKVINGSKVVKFEDYDLSIRKNMVTGEESAIDIPKSNVLIYYTEDGSQVALRPSGTEPKIKFYVSVNTKLDSVSNFNQTEADLDAKAEAILKDMKLI from the coding sequence ATGATACACATTGAACCAAAAATTTTAGAGCGAATTAATGCTTGGCTTACCCCTGCATTTGATAAAAAAACACAGGCAACAATTAAAGACAGCATTGCCAACAACCCAAAGGACATTCAAGAAAGTTTTTACAAAGATTTGGAGTTTGGCACTGGAGGCATGCGAGGTATCATGGGTGTTGGCACCAACAGAATTAACAAATATACACTAGGAAAAAGCACTCAAGGTTTGAGCAATTACCTTCACAAACAATTTTCTGGTGAAAAAATAAAAACAGTTATTGCTTACGATTGCCGCCACAACAGTAAAACCTTGGCTAAAGTCGTTGCCGATGTGTTTTCTGCAAATGGCATTGAAGTGTATCTGTTTGAAGATTTACGCCCAACGCCAGAATTATCGTTTGCCGTTAGACATTTAAATTGCCATTGCGGCATTGTATTAACCGCTTCGCACAACCCACCAGAGTACAATGGTTATAAAGTGTATTGGCAAGATGGCGGACAATTAGTGCCACCGCACGATAGTGCCGTTATCGACATGATTAACGATTTGGATTATGCCGACATAAAATTTAAGGCCAATGACGATTTAATACATTACATAGGCAAAGATGTTGATGCCGACTTTGTTGATGCTTCGGTTGAAAACGGATGTGTTGGCGCAACCCAAGCCGCTAAAGACGATTTAACTATTGTATTTACCTCGCTTCACGGCACATCGATTACGGCCGTTCCCGAAACTTTAAAGCAAGCAGGTTACAAAAACGTCCATATTGTAAAAGAACAGGAAACTCCCGATGGCGATTTCCCAACAGTAAAATCACCAAACCCTGAAGAACCTGCCGCATTAAAAATGGCTTTGGAACTCGCTGAAAAAGTAAATGCCGATATCGTTATAGGTACCGACCCCGATTGCGACAGACTAGGTGTTGCTGTTCGTAATTCTGAAAAAAAACTACAATTATTGAACGGAAATCAGACTATGATTATGATGACTGATTTCCTACTAAAACAATGGAAAGCGGAAGGAAAAATAAAAGGAAAGGAATTTATTGCTACAACCATTGTGTCTACGCCTATGCTTAACAAACTTGCCGATGCCTATGGTGTGGATAATAAAATTGTACTGACTGGTTTTAAATGGATTGCCAAACTCATTCATGATTTTGACGACTTAAGTTTTATTGGCGGTGGTGAAGAAAGTTTTGGCTATTTGGTTGGTGATTTTGTTCGCGATAAAGATGCTGTAACCTCAACACTTTTGGCTTGCGAAATCGCTGCTATTACAAAATCTAACGGCAGTTCGTTCTATGAAGAACTTTTAAAACTCTATGTTGAACACGGGTGCTTCAAGGAAAAACTTGTTTCGCTAACCAAAAAAGGCATTGAAGGCGCCGAAGAAATAAAACAAATGATGACCGATGCCCGCAACAATACACTTAAAGTTATAAATGGCTCAAAAGTCGTAAAATTTGAAGATTACGATCTATCTATTCGTAAAAACATGGTTACAGGTGAGGAAAGTGCTATAGATATTCCAAAATCAAATGTACTGATTTATTACACTGAAGATGGTAGCCAAGTGGCGTTAAGGCCTAGTGGTACAGAACCCAAAATAAAGTTCTACGTTAGTGTTAATACGAAATTAGACAGCGTTTCAAATTTTAATCAGACTGAGGCCGATTTGGATGCTAAAGCCGAAGCGATTTTAAAAGACATGAAATTAATTTAA
- a CDS encoding type B 50S ribosomal protein L31: protein MRKGIHPENYRVVAFKDMSNDDVFLTKSTAETNETIEVEGVEYPLVKMEISRTSHPYYTGKSKLVDTAGRIDKFKNKYAKFKK from the coding sequence ATGAGAAAAGGTATACATCCAGAAAATTATAGAGTAGTGGCGTTTAAAGATATGTCTAACGACGATGTGTTTTTAACAAAATCTACCGCAGAAACTAATGAAACTATCGAGGTTGAAGGTGTTGAGTATCCATTAGTGAAAATGGAGATTTCTAGAACATCGCATCCTTACTACACTGGTAAATCTAAATTGGTGGATACTGCTGGTCGTATTGATAAATTCAAAAACAAATACGCTAAATTCAAAAAATAA
- a CDS encoding GlmU family protein, which produces MNYILFDGPSRNSLLPFTFTRPVADIRVGILTIREKWESFLDTTTTTITEDYLSDKFPMVEMEENVMINASYLPNLELVEMIKDLKENQAIFKGEDVIAFFTKEAQEDIDFDAFEAIEFSQEIIKIEHTWNIFSKNGEAIQEDFALITKNRKSQPIPSSNNVIAPENIFIEKGAKLEFATLNASKGPIYIGRKAEIMEGAIVRGPFALCSGATIKMGAKIYGPTTIGPSCKAGGEINNAVMFANSNKGHDGYLGNSVLGEWCNLGADTNNSNLKNNYAEVRLWDYQSERFAKTGLQFCGLMMGDHSKCGINTMFNTGTVVGVSANIFGSGFPRNFVPSFSWGGNSGFTTYLTKKSFEVAQVVMSRRNVEFSEQDKAILEHVFEQTKKYRRG; this is translated from the coding sequence ATGAACTATATTCTTTTTGATGGTCCGTCGCGCAACAGCTTGTTGCCATTTACATTCACTAGACCGGTAGCCGACATCCGTGTTGGTATTTTAACCATTAGGGAAAAATGGGAATCGTTTTTAGATACAACAACCACAACAATTACCGAAGATTATCTATCTGATAAATTTCCTATGGTAGAAATGGAAGAAAACGTGATGATAAACGCATCGTACCTTCCCAATTTGGAACTGGTTGAAATGATAAAAGACCTAAAGGAAAACCAAGCCATTTTTAAGGGTGAAGATGTTATAGCGTTTTTTACGAAGGAGGCGCAAGAGGATATTGATTTTGATGCCTTTGAAGCTATCGAATTCAGCCAGGAGATTATAAAAATAGAACATACTTGGAATATTTTCTCTAAAAACGGCGAGGCCATTCAGGAAGATTTTGCACTGATTACAAAAAACCGAAAATCGCAACCCATTCCGTCTAGTAATAATGTTATTGCGCCCGAAAATATATTTATCGAAAAAGGGGCAAAACTAGAGTTTGCAACCTTAAATGCCAGCAAGGGGCCCATATATATTGGTAGAAAGGCCGAAATTATGGAAGGTGCTATTGTTAGGGGGCCATTTGCTTTATGTAGCGGCGCAACCATAAAAATGGGTGCTAAAATTTATGGACCAACTACAATTGGGCCAAGTTGCAAAGCGGGAGGCGAAATTAATAACGCTGTAATGTTTGCGAATTCCAATAAAGGCCATGACGGATATTTGGGGAATTCGGTTTTGGGTGAGTGGTGTAATTTGGGTGCAGATACTAATAACTCCAACCTTAAAAACAATTATGCCGAGGTGCGCCTTTGGGACTATCAATCGGAACGTTTTGCCAAAACGGGATTGCAATTTTGTGGCCTCATGATGGGCGACCATAGTAAATGTGGTATTAACACGATGTTTAATACGGGTACTGTTGTTGGGGTAAGTGCCAATATTTTTGGTAGTGGATTTCCTAGAAATTTTGTGCCGAGTTTTAGCTGGGGCGGTAATAGCGGATTTACAACCTACCTGACAAAAAAATCATTTGAAGTGGCCCAAGTAGTGATGTCCAGAAGAAATGTTGAATTTTCGGAACAAGACAAGGCTATTTTAGAGCATGTTTTTGAGCAAACCAAAAAATATAGACGGGGATAA
- a CDS encoding RNA polymerase sigma factor, which translates to MTDEAQLLEQLKSEQHKDEAFKTLISLYKERLYWHIRNIVKSHDDTDDVLQNTFIKIYKNIHKFKGESKLFSWMYRIATNESITFINKRAKQLKTTNEEVQQQALNNLKSDVYFEGTEIQLKLQKAIATLPEKQQLVFNMKYFQDLKYKDMSEILQTSEGALKASYHIAVKKIEDYLTKN; encoded by the coding sequence GTGACGGACGAAGCGCAACTTTTAGAACAACTAAAATCGGAACAACATAAGGATGAGGCTTTTAAAACCCTGATTTCGCTCTACAAAGAACGCTTATATTGGCATATTCGAAACATTGTTAAGTCGCACGACGACACTGACGATGTGCTTCAAAATACATTCATTAAAATCTACAAAAACATTCATAAATTTAAAGGAGAAAGCAAATTGTTTTCATGGATGTACCGCATTGCAACAAACGAATCTATAACCTTTATAAACAAAAGGGCTAAACAATTAAAAACCACAAACGAAGAAGTACAGCAACAAGCCTTAAACAATTTAAAATCGGATGTTTATTTTGAAGGCACCGAAATCCAGTTAAAATTACAAAAAGCCATAGCTACACTACCTGAAAAGCAGCAATTGGTGTTTAACATGAAGTATTTTCAAGACTTAAAATATAAAGATATGTCTGAAATTTTACAAACAAGTGAAGGAGCACTAAAGGCATCATATCACATAGCCGTAAAAAAAATTGAAGACTATTTAACTAAAAATTAA
- a CDS encoding DUF4199 domain-containing protein, which translates to MEKSLKSIATNYGLYLGILLSLITVLSYAINIELLTNMWVGIFILIAIIVIGIISVAKTKQAQNGFASFKEAFTSFFITVLIGLLISTFVSFLLFNVIDTEAAETLKQKTLEQTVEMMEGFNAPVETIDQAIEQIESQNQYSIGNILKGLAGYLVLFSIIGLIVAAALKKSNPEAE; encoded by the coding sequence ATGGAAAAATCTTTAAAATCAATTGCTACAAATTACGGGCTTTACTTGGGTATTTTACTTTCGCTCATCACTGTATTATCTTATGCGATTAACATAGAATTGTTAACCAATATGTGGGTAGGCATATTTATTTTAATAGCCATTATAGTTATAGGCATAATATCGGTTGCCAAAACAAAACAAGCGCAAAACGGTTTTGCCAGTTTTAAAGAAGCGTTTACTTCATTTTTCATAACTGTTCTTATTGGTTTGCTAATAAGTACTTTTGTTTCTTTTTTGTTGTTCAATGTCATTGACACCGAAGCAGCAGAAACTTTAAAACAAAAAACTTTAGAACAGACCGTTGAAATGATGGAAGGCTTTAATGCTCCGGTTGAAACCATAGACCAAGCCATTGAACAAATTGAATCACAAAACCAATATTCCATAGGAAACATTCTTAAAGGTTTAGCTGGTTATTTGGTGCTTTTTAGCATTATTGGTTTAATTGTTGCCGCTGCACTGAAAAAAAGTAATCCAGAGGCCGAATAA